TGCATCTGTTGTGAATCAAGTTATCTAGCTAAGGAAATGTTGAAGGACTTGGGTCATGAACAAAGCTACCAAGATCATGTGTGACAACagttcaacaatttcaatctaAAATAATCCAGTGTTTCATGGTCGAACTAAGCATATCAAGATCAAATTTCATTTATTAGAGAAGTCCAACAATCTAATGAAGTGTTGCTTGTTTTCATTGTTCATCCGAGAACCAGGTAGCTGACATTTTCACTAAGTCATTGCCAAAGGAAAGATTTGAAGATCTGAGGCAAAGAATTGGTGTTTGTCACAAAAATGCCAAGAGGAGTGTTAGacaattgacatttttttcCAACTTATTATTTTTACCGTTTTTTACTTATTTCAGTTTACTACTTTCTCATTTCTAACAAAAGACTTAGTCAAAGTTAGTTGCTTAAATTTCTGAAGTTAGTGACCCTTTATGGCTGATTAGTGAGACATTTTCTTATTCAGTTTCAATCCACTTTGTAAGTGACTGctagttatttttttcttgtataaattcaAATGTTCTTCATGTTAAAGATATGCTGAAATTTTAATGAGTTCTTTATGCTTTAATACTTCAATTCAATATTAAAAGAGTCTACGTACTAACATACACAtggtttaattttattaaaagtgGGATGAAACGTTTGTAATGGAGGACGTGTGTAAATGACCTCTACTTTGACCAGTAACATATAGATATACATTATTTTCCAACAGTAAATTCCATCATTTTCATGACCTCGTGATGTTGTAAGTGACACTAGGTTATAAAGGCATGAAAGCTCCATGAAATCCATAAGGCACTCTACTTGGTAATGTGATTGTGGCAATAGGGTGTGTTGCAAAGTTTTTTGCATCAACTATATATACTTGCaagaaataataattgttcACATTAGAATTGACTTTCACTTTGTAAAGTAGTACTTACATCagtttttggaaaaattatattcaactataactatgaCAACTCACGTGAGATACATTTGTATTTTCGTTGTGTATGAATGTCACAAGCCAACCATCATCCTCATCAACACCTTGAGGTTTTGGAACAGAGGTTGTTCCACAACAAAAATTACCCTCTGGCAACATATGATACTCAACTTTAATCAATTCCATATCTTCTTCAAATTGAAGTTTGACAAGTCCTCCATATTTAACTAATCCATCTaatcataaattcaaaatagtATCAAATTACAGAGTCATTAGCAACGTAACAAATTTTTTTAACGAAAACGAAAATTCATAATGATGTAAAGATCAAATTATAGTAACCTGAAATGGAGCTAGCTTCTCTATCTACCACTTGTAGATAACAAAATTTGTTTCTTAGACCAATGAACTTTTCATTGATCATAGGGAACTCCATAAAGAACTTAGTTACGACATTTTTCTCCTTTACTTCCCCAGTTCTCATGTTTAGTCTCCATTCACAAACACGAAAAAAGAATGATTCTTCTAAAGAttcattattgttttttgtGGAACTTGTTTCTTCAGACCCTTCGAAAAATCTCTTGGATTTTTTATCTTTGGAACCAGGTCTTGGTAATACTGATTCACGAGCTCTGCATCCCCATACAACCACATTTTGCCGGAATCACATACATTTTATATTGGTCAATCACTCAACTTATACAATATGTAGAAGTAAATTTAGTTAAAAACAGAACTGAAACTACCTCATCGTTGTCTTCAAAACAATTTATTAGGTGAAATACACAACTAGGTTGAACACCAAACCATCTAACGGAATTAGCATCACCATATCGTGGCATTACTCCAATCCGCGCATATCCATCTTTATCATACTTTATCAATCTACAAACCAAAAGACAGAGCAAATATATAATCAATACGATTTCATTTGATTGCAACATCattaatggaaaagaaaaattaaagtacTCACGAGTCTCCCCTAATGAGTCGATTTATGTCAATAGTTAGAGGAAAATCCATGATCACGTTGTACCTATATATGGATAGTCAGATATTACAGAATTAGCCAAACATGAGCTTAAAAATATTGATCATAATCGATTGAAACATTCCTAAAGTCGATTACCTTTCTGTAACTCCCATATCGTGGCATAGGCTCCACCTATTGAACTTGAGATCCACCTTGTGAACCATTTTCTTGCCATCAGCTGGAAGTAGGAATTAGCCGATTAACAAATTATTAGCgagctaaatatatatatattatgcacCAATTTAAATTCTCTTTTTTAATGCTCATCTTGAATTA
This genomic interval from Solanum stenotomum isolate F172 unplaced genomic scaffold, ASM1918654v1 scaffold10870, whole genome shotgun sequence contains the following:
- the LOC125849800 gene encoding carotenoid 9,10(9',10')-cleavage dioxygenase 1-like: LLPADGKKMVHKVDLKFNRWSLCHDMGVTERYNVIMDFPLTIDINRLIRGDSLIKYDKDGYARIGVMPRYGDANSVRWFGVQPSCVFHLINCFEDNDEVVVWGCRARESVLPRPGSKDKKSKRFFEGSEETSSTKNNNESLEESFFFRVCEWRLNMRTGEVKEKNVVTKFFMEFPMINEKFIGLRNKFCYLQVVDREASSISDGLVKYGGLVKLQFEEDMELIKVEYHMLPEGNFCCGTTSVPKPQGVDEDDGWLVTFIHNENTNVSHVIYIVDAKNFATHPIATITLPSRVPYGFHGAFMPL